A genome region from Synchiropus splendidus isolate RoL2022-P1 chromosome 5, RoL_Sspl_1.0, whole genome shotgun sequence includes the following:
- the LOC128758422 gene encoding KH homology domain-containing protein 4-like: MSSGMTGQTPCLTSRWDQAAQPNARVPAHPPSSSRSIPSHGSLSGVHSSTVSQSLQKKDSGVADGSEKVPSQGGVEVAAAMAAKLNAMLMAKGKLLTPQPLLTKASPRAPTLPIPDEIAVAEVDINDVPINCRDLLTKGKTQEEIRLLSGAVVSTKGHYMTDVEKQQSAGQKPLYLHVQGKTQEQVNRAVGRIKEVISEEVTKASAALGQQMPVIPPITIYPQAPRPMNPAGVPNANQTVIQGHRPAAPHVGSFVHTKVFVGLDHALPTFNIKEKIEGPAGRYLGHIQSETGARVFLRGKGSGYIEQASKRESFEPLYIYISHPNAAGLEEAKTLTESLLATVKSEYAKMSTYTSPSSTQTYAAAHGYPPNSNYSCQGSWYSYPANGYSDGYSAYPGASGYWGNATTPPSQSDTPTNPPPAQAMVQYPMCPKNAQSYLDQNQGSNGVAKRQETPDSATGVEHSKTKVQEELKQQQPPASCPEEPRRPQSAGRVEKVVERILMPPPPPVFAVSRKRPKEVVKETRVSPPQGASEIFKKPKVLDDSSGLVPYGEDSSDEEEEKTCSSKTSCS; this comes from the exons ATGTCCTCTGGAATGACTGGGCAAACACC ATGCCTGACCAGTCGGTGGGACCAGGCGGCTCAGCCCAATGCCAGAGTACCTGCACATCCACCAAGCAGCAGTAGAAGTATACCAAGTCATGGCTCCTTATCAGGGGTTCACAGCAGCACTGTGTCCCAGTCTCTCCAGAAAAAAGACAGTGGTGTGGCGGATGGGTCAGAAAAGGTGCCATCCCAAGGAGGAGTAGAAGTGGCTGCAGCCATGGCAGCTAAATTAAATGCTATGTTGATGGCTAAAGGAAAACTTTTAACTCCTCAACCATTACTCACGAAG GCTTCTCCACGTGCGCCTACATTGCCAATCCCAGATGAGATCGCTGTCGCTGAAGTAGACATTAATGACGTACCAATAAACTGCAGAGATCTTCTTACAAAAggcaaaacacaagaggaa ataCGACTGTTAAGTGGTGCAGTGGTCTCAACTAAAGGGCATTACATGACAGATGTTGAAAAGCAACAGTCAGCTgg CCAAAAACCTTTGTATTTACATGTGCAGGGGAAGACCCAAGAGCAAGTAAACA GAGCTGTGGGTAGAATAAAGGAAGTCATCTCGGAGGAAGTGACAAAGGCATCAGCTGCTTTAGGGCAACAGATGCCTGTAATTCCGCCAATAACAATCTACCCCCAGGCACCTCGGCCCATGAACCCTGCCGGTGTGCCAAACGCCAACCAAACAGTAATTCAGGGACACCGACCTGCGGCACCACATGTAGGG AGCTTTGTGCACACCAAGGTTTTTGTGGGTCTGGACCACGCCTTGCCTACATTCAACATTAAAGAGAAAATTGAGGGTCCTGCTGGCAGATATCTGGGTCACATTCAGAGTGAGACTGGTGCTAGAGTTTTTCTCCGGGGAAAAGGTTCTGGCTACATTGAGCAAGCATCCAAAAGAGAGTCGTTTGAACCGCTTTATATTTACATCAG CCACCCGAATGCAGCTGGATTGGAGGAGGCTAAGACACTCACAGAGAGTCTACTGGCAACT GTGAAATCGGAATATGCCAAGATGTCAACATACACTTCACCTAGCTCAACACAAA CATATGCAGCAGCACATGGATATCCACCTAATAGCAATTACTCTTGCCAGGGGTCGTGGTACAGCTACCCAGCAAATGGTTATTCCGATGGCTACTCGGCGTATCCAGGAGCCAGTGGTTATTGGGGTAATGCTACTACTCCCCCGAGTCAATCTGACACGCCGACAAATCCTCCACCTGCTCAGGCAATGGTTCAGTACCCAATGTGTCCAAAGAATGCCCAATCCTATCTGGACCAg AATCAAGGCAGTAATGGTGTGGCAAAACGTCAAGAAACCCCTGACTCCGCTACAGGAGTAGAACACTCGAAGACAAAGGTGCAGGAGGAGTTGAAGCAACAGCAG CCCCCTGCCAGCTGCCCAGAAGAGCCTCGACGACCTCAGTCTGCTGGTCGAGTTGAGAAAGTAGTGGAAAG GATTCTCATGCCCCCACCCCCACCAGTGTTTGCTGTGTCCCGCAAAAGGCCAAAGGAAGTCGTGAAAGAAACCCGGGTCAGTCCACCACAGG GTGCTTCTGAGATTTTCAAGAAGCCCAAAGTGCTGGATGACTCATCTGGGCTGGTGCCCTATGGAGAAGACTCCtccgatgaagaggaggagaaaactTGCAGCAGTAAGACCAGTTGTTCTTAA